Within Streptomyces antibioticus, the genomic segment GGTTGTCGTGGCCGCCGCCGAGCACGATCACCGGGCAGTCGGCCTGGCCGGCGACGGTCAGACCGACCGACCCGAGCAGCATCTCCACCAGTCCGCTGCGGCCGCGGGTGCCGAGCACCAGGGCCGAGGCCGTGCGTCCGGCGCGGACGAGGGCGTACTCGGGTTCCTCGGACACCACCTCGGCGGAGACCACGACGTCGGGCCGGCGCAGCCGGGCCCGCCGCGCGGCCGCCCGCACGACGGACCGAGCGGACTCGGTGGCCCCCGCCGGCCCGTCCTCGTTCTCCTCCCCGTCCGGTTCCCAGAGGGAGGCGTGCACGAGGCGCAGCGGCGCACCGCGCAGGGCGGCCTCGTCCGCCGCCCAGTCGACGGCGCGCAGGCTCGGCTCGGAGCCGTCGACGCCGACGACGATCGGGGGGACCACTCGTCTCACCGCCCCGTGCCCAGGTCGAAGACGATCCGGGCCTTGACCTCACCGCGCAGCACCTCGTCGATGGAGTCGTTGACAGAGGCGAGCGGGCGGGCCTCGCGCACGACGTGGGTGCGGCCGGCCGCGTGCAGTTCGAAGACCTCGGCGAGGTCCTGGCGGGTGCCGACGATCGAGCCGATCACCGATGTGCCGTTGAGGACGGTGTCGAAGATCGGCACCTGGACCGTGCCGTGCGCCGGGAGGGCCACCATCACCAGCTTGCCGCCGCGCCGCAGACCGGAGTTGACGGCCGCGAAGGACGCGTCGTTGACGGCGAGCGCGATGGCCGCGTGGGCGCCGCCGTGCCGCTTGAGCACCTCACCGACATTCTCCTTGCGGGCGTCGATGACGAGATCCGCGCCGAGTTCGGCGGCGAGCGCGAGCTTCTCGTCGGTGATGTCGATCGCGGCGACCGTGGCACCGGCGATCTTCGCGTACTGCACGGCGAGATGGCCGAGGCCGCCGACGCCGGAGATCGCGACGAGCTGCGCGGGCCGGACGCCGGCGACCTTGAGGGCCTTGTACGTCGTCACGCCCGCGCAGGTCAGCGGGGCCGCGTCCAGGGCGCCGATGCCGTCCGGCACGGGCTGCGCGAAGTCGGCCCAGGCGAGCATCTTCTCGGCGTGGCCGCCGTCGCAGCCGTAGCCGGTGTTGATCTGCTGCTCGCACAGCGTCTCCCAGCCGGACAGGCAGTGCTCGCACCGCCCGCACGCCTTGCCGAGCCACGGCACGGCGACCCGCTGGCCGAGGGCGAGATGGGTGACGCCCTCGCCCAGCTTCTCGACCAGGCCGACCCCCTCGTGTCCGGGGACGAACGGCGGGTTCGGCCTGACGGGCCAGTCGCCGTGCGCGGCGTGGATGTCGGTGTGGCACAGGCCCGACGCCTCCACCCGGACCCGGACCTGACCCGGTCCGGGCTCGGGGTCGGGGCGCTCCTCGATGACGAGGGGCTCACCGAACGCTCGTACGACCGCTGCCTTCATGGGTCTGCTCTCCTCGGACAGGTCGGGTCAGGCGTGGGGGACGACGGCGACGGGGGCCGTGGAGTGGTGCAGCACCGCGTGGGTGACGTGCCCGATGTGGGCGCCCAGCGGGCTGCGGCGCACCTTCCGGCCCACCACGACCAGGGACGCTCCGCCGGCCGCGTCCACGACGTGGACCGAGGGGCTGCCGTAGCGGGACTCCTCCGTGACCTTCACGTCCGGGAACTTGGCCCGCCAGGGCCGCAGCACCTCCGCCAGCCCTTGCGCGTCGGCGGTGGCCAGGGCCTCGTGCAGCGCCGGGTTGGCGGGCGTGCCGTAGGCGTAGTACGGGGGCGGGTTCCAGGCGTGGACGACGGTCAGGGAGGTCGCGCGGCGCCGGGCGGCGTCGAACGCGAA encodes:
- a CDS encoding zinc-dependent alcohol dehydrogenase, with the translated sequence MKAAVVRAFGEPLVIEERPDPEPGPGQVRVRVEASGLCHTDIHAAHGDWPVRPNPPFVPGHEGVGLVEKLGEGVTHLALGQRVAVPWLGKACGRCEHCLSGWETLCEQQINTGYGCDGGHAEKMLAWADFAQPVPDGIGALDAAPLTCAGVTTYKALKVAGVRPAQLVAISGVGGLGHLAVQYAKIAGATVAAIDITDEKLALAAELGADLVIDARKENVGEVLKRHGGAHAAIALAVNDASFAAVNSGLRRGGKLVMVALPAHGTVQVPIFDTVLNGTSVIGSIVGTRQDLAEVFELHAAGRTHVVREARPLASVNDSIDEVLRGEVKARIVFDLGTGR